The following coding sequences are from one Manduca sexta isolate Smith_Timp_Sample1 chromosome 7, JHU_Msex_v1.0, whole genome shotgun sequence window:
- the LOC115455566 gene encoding endoplasmic reticulum-Golgi intermediate compartment protein 2, producing the protein MLRYRGKKKVIDKVKELDAFPKVPEEYVDSTPVGGTFSIMTFLIIMWLIYCEVAYYLDSNLVFKFRPDTDMDEKLRINIDVTVAMPCSSIGADILDSTSQSVFGFGELQEEDTWFELTQEQQDAFDAVKYINSYLREEYHSIWQLMWKKGHGSVRATIPPRKTKPNRRPDACRLHGVLTLNKVAGNFHITAGKSLHLPRGHIHLNMLFDDTQQNFSHRIHRLSFGSPANGIIYPLEGDEKITKDENMLYQYFIEVVPTDVDTTFESIKTFQYSVKELERPISHLKGSHGVPGIFFKYDMAALKIEVFQEKESLIKFTLRLFAIIGGIYVIGGYMNSIVLALRLSLVKTIAPHVIEQKKHIDVRLAQNPLLVTPDLSVPVDLIKQ; encoded by the coding sequence atgcTAAGATACAGAGGAAAAAAGAAAGTTATTGACAAAGTTAAGGAACTGGATGCTTTTCCTAAAGTTCCAGAAGAATATGTGGATAGTACGCCGGTCGGCGGTACATTTTCTATCATGACCTTTCTTATTATTATGTGGCTTATATACTGTGAAGTAGCGTATTATTTAGACAGTAATTTAGTGTTTAAATTTAGGCCTGACACGGACATGGACGAAAAATTGCGTATAAACATTGATGTGACAGTGGCTATGCCTTGTTCGAGCATCGGGGCGGATATATTGGACTCTACATCTCAGAGCGTGTTCGGTTTCGGTGAATTACAGGAGGAAGACACGTGGTTTGAACTGACCCAGGAGCAACAGGACGCGTTCGACGCGGTGAAATACATAAATTCGTATCTAAGAGAAGAATACCACTCAATATGGCAACTGATGTGGAAAAAAGGTCATGGGTCCGTCAGAGCGACAATACCGCCCAGAAAGACGAAACCAAACCGCCGACCAGACGCTTGTAGACTCCACGGCGTGCTCACCTTGAATAAGGTCGCTGGAAACTTCCACATCACAGCTGGAAAGAGCTTGCACCTTCCCAGAGGACATATCCACCTTAATATGCTGTTTGATGACACACAACAGAACTTCAGCCACCGAATCCATAGACTGAGCTTCGGAAGCCCTGCTAATGGTATCATTTACCCATTGGAAGGCGATGAGAAAATCACAAAAGATGAGAACATGCTCTACCAATACTTCATTGAAGTAGTACCAACTGACGTGGACACAACATTTGAGTCAATAAAAACATTCCAGTATTCAGTGAAAGAACTTGAGAGGCCTATCAGTCACTTGAAAGGCTCTCATGGTGTTCCTGGTATATTCTTTAAATATGACATGGCTGCGCTGAAAATAGAAGTGTTTCAAGAAAAAGAGAGTTTAATCAAATTCACATTAAGACTATTTGCAATTATAGGTGGTATTTATGTAATAGGAGGTTATATGAATTCAATAGTACTAGCCTTAAGGTTGAGTTTGGTGAAGACAATAGCACCACATGTTATAGAACAGAAGAAGCACATAGATGTAAGGCTAGCACAGAATCCCTTGTTAGTCACGCCAGATTTAAGTGTTCCAGtagatttaataaaacaatga